One window from the genome of Streptomyces cadmiisoli encodes:
- the zwf gene encoding glucose-6-phosphate dehydrogenase codes for MSRKRSTAAQAEGTGAREAGAPEGSADAAPTPHEDRHAATAERGTDSGSGAAARAASPDWANPLRDPRDRRLPRIAGPSGLVIFGVTGDLSRKKLMPAVYDLANRGLLPPGFSLVGFARRDWADQDFAEVVHDAVREHARTEFREEVWQQLSEGMRFIPGDFDDDEAFKQLHTTVEELDAARGTSGNYAFYLSVPPKFFPKVVQQLKRHGLADAPEGSWRRAVIEKPFGHDLRSAQELNKVVHDVFEPDQVFRIDHYLGKETVQNILALRFANQMFEPIWNRSYVDHVQITMAEDIGIGGRAGYYDGIGSARDVIQNHLLQLMALTAMEEPASFDAASLLAEKLKVLKAVKLPENLGEHTVRGQYAAGWQGGEQVRGYLEEDGIDPASTTDTFAAVRLNVDNRRWAGVPFYLRTGKRLGRRVTEIAVVFQRAPHSPFDSTATEELGENAVVIRVQPDEGMTVRFGSKVPGTSMEIRDVTMDFAYGESFTESSPEAYERLILDVLLGDANLFPRHQEVEESWKILDPIEDHWAQDGRPAQYASGSWGPREADEMLARDGRSWRRP; via the coding sequence ATGAGCAGGAAGCGTTCCACGGCGGCTCAGGCCGAGGGAACCGGGGCCCGGGAGGCCGGCGCCCCCGAGGGATCCGCGGACGCGGCGCCGACGCCGCACGAGGACCGGCACGCGGCGACCGCCGAGCGCGGGACGGACAGCGGGTCCGGTGCGGCCGCGCGGGCCGCCTCACCCGACTGGGCCAATCCGCTGCGCGATCCTCGCGACCGCCGTCTGCCGCGCATCGCCGGGCCGTCCGGGCTGGTCATCTTCGGCGTCACCGGTGACCTGTCCCGCAAGAAGCTGATGCCGGCCGTCTACGACCTGGCGAACCGCGGGCTGCTGCCGCCGGGCTTCTCGCTGGTCGGCTTCGCCCGGCGCGACTGGGCGGACCAGGACTTCGCGGAGGTGGTGCACGACGCGGTGCGCGAGCACGCCCGCACGGAGTTCCGCGAGGAGGTCTGGCAGCAGCTCTCCGAGGGCATGCGGTTCATCCCCGGCGACTTCGACGACGACGAGGCGTTCAAGCAACTGCACACCACGGTCGAGGAGTTGGATGCCGCCCGCGGCACCAGCGGCAACTACGCCTTCTACCTCTCCGTACCGCCGAAGTTCTTCCCGAAGGTCGTCCAGCAGCTGAAGCGGCACGGGCTGGCCGACGCGCCCGAGGGCTCCTGGCGGCGGGCCGTGATCGAGAAGCCCTTCGGTCACGACCTGCGGTCGGCCCAGGAGCTCAACAAGGTCGTGCACGACGTGTTCGAACCGGACCAGGTGTTCCGTATCGACCACTACCTCGGCAAGGAGACCGTCCAGAACATCCTGGCGCTGCGCTTCGCCAATCAGATGTTCGAGCCGATCTGGAACCGCAGCTACGTCGACCACGTGCAGATCACCATGGCCGAGGACATCGGCATCGGCGGACGCGCGGGCTACTACGACGGCATCGGCTCGGCCCGCGACGTCATCCAGAACCACCTGCTCCAGCTGATGGCGCTCACCGCGATGGAGGAACCCGCGTCCTTCGACGCCGCGTCCCTGCTGGCGGAGAAGCTGAAGGTGCTGAAGGCGGTCAAGCTGCCCGAGAACCTCGGCGAGCACACCGTGCGCGGCCAGTACGCGGCCGGCTGGCAGGGCGGCGAGCAGGTGCGCGGCTACCTGGAGGAGGACGGCATCGACCCGGCCTCCACGACCGACACCTTCGCCGCGGTCAGGCTGAACGTCGACAACCGGCGCTGGGCGGGCGTCCCCTTCTACCTGCGCACCGGCAAGCGGCTCGGCCGGCGGGTGACGGAGATCGCGGTGGTCTTCCAGCGCGCCCCGCACTCCCCGTTCGACTCCACGGCCACGGAGGAGCTGGGCGAGAACGCGGTCGTCATCCGCGTCCAGCCGGACGAGGGCATGACGGTGCGGTTCGGCTCCAAGGTGCCGGGCACGTCGATGGAGATCCGGGACGTGACGATGGACTTCGCGTACGGCGAGTCCTTCACCGAGTCCAGCCCCGAGGCCTACGAGCGGCTCATTCTGGACGTCCTCCTGGGTGACGCCAATCTGTTCCCCCGTCACCAGGAAGTGGAAGAGTCCTGGAAGATCCTCGACCCGATCGAGGACCACTGGGCGCAGGACGGCAGGCCGGCGCAGTACGCGTCGGGCAGCTGGGGCCCCCGGGAAGCCGACGAAATGCTCGCACGAGACGGACGGAGCTGGCGCAGGCCATGA
- the opcA gene encoding glucose-6-phosphate dehydrogenase assembly protein OpcA, translating to MKIDLTDTTASKINKALVQGRRAIGTPAVGMVLTMVVVTDEENAYDSIRAAEEASHEHPSRTLVVIKRHARSPRDRTQSRLDAEVRVGADAGTGETVILRTYGEVSDHADSVVLPLLLPDAPVVVWWPVDAPEVPAKDPLGALAQRRITDMYAVEQPLAALEARLRSYAPGDTDLAWTRLTPWRSMLAAALDQARQTITSAAVESEADNPSAELLARWLEARLNVTVDRVETAGPVVTGVRLGTDNGEIRIDRPEGPLATLSLPGQPPRTLALKVRPTSELIAEELRRLDADEMYAIALRGGTKENASHV from the coding sequence ATGAAGATCGACCTGACCGACACCACGGCAAGCAAGATCAACAAGGCGCTGGTACAGGGCCGCCGCGCCATCGGCACGCCGGCCGTGGGCATGGTCCTGACGATGGTCGTCGTCACGGACGAGGAGAACGCCTACGACTCGATCAGGGCGGCCGAGGAGGCCTCGCACGAGCACCCCTCGCGCACCCTGGTCGTCATCAAGCGGCACGCCCGCTCCCCCCGGGACCGCACCCAGTCCCGCCTCGACGCCGAGGTACGGGTGGGCGCCGACGCCGGCACCGGCGAGACGGTCATCCTGCGGACCTACGGCGAGGTGTCCGACCACGCCGACTCCGTCGTCCTGCCGCTGCTGCTGCCGGACGCGCCGGTCGTCGTGTGGTGGCCGGTGGACGCGCCCGAGGTGCCCGCCAAGGACCCGCTCGGGGCGCTCGCCCAGCGCCGGATCACCGACATGTACGCCGTCGAGCAGCCGCTGGCCGCGCTGGAGGCCCGCCTGCGCTCCTACGCGCCGGGCGACACCGACCTCGCCTGGACCCGCCTCACCCCCTGGCGCTCGATGCTGGCCGCGGCCCTCGACCAGGCGAGGCAGACGATCACCTCGGCGGCCGTGGAGAGCGAGGCCGACAACCCCAGCGCCGAACTGCTCGCCCGCTGGCTGGAGGCCCGCCTGAACGTCACGGTGGACCGGGTGGAGACCGCCGGACCCGTCGTCACCGGAGTCCGGCTGGGCACCGACAACGGCGAGATCAGGATCGACCGGCCCGAGGGCCCGCTGGCCACCCTGTCCCTGCCGGGCCAGCCGCCGCGCACCCTCGCGCTGAAGGTGCGCCCCACCTCCGAACTCATCGCCGAGGAGCTGCGCCGCCTCGACGCCGACGAGATGTACGCCATCGCCCTGCGCGGCGGCACCAAGGAGAACGCTTCTCATGTCTGA
- the pgi gene encoding glucose-6-phosphate isomerase, with amino-acid sequence MSDAPVLTRRPEWTALEDHRTETLQRPRLRELFAADPGRAERYVVRVGDLRIDYSKNLVTDETLALLQELATATDVFGQRDAMFRGEKINITEDRAVLHTALRAPRDAVVEADGVNVVPEVHAVLDRMSAFADRVRSGQWTGHTGRRIRNVVNIGIGGSDLGPAMAYEALRAYTDRSLTLRFVSNVDGADLHEAVRDLDPAETLFIVASKTFTTIETITNATSARSWLLQALGEEKAVARHFVALSTNAEKVTGFGIDPDNMFEFWDWVGGRYSYDSAIGLSLMIAIGPERFREMLDGFHLVDEHFRTAPAESNAPLLLGLLGVWYGNFFDAQTHAVLPYSHYLSKFTAYLQQLDMESNGKSVDRDGRPVGWETGPVVWGTPGTNGQHAYYQLIHQGTKLIPADLIGFARPVDELGDELKAQHDLLMANLFAQGQALAFGKTADEVRAEGVPEEQVAHRTFQGNHPTTTILATELTPSVLGQLVALYEHKVFVQGAIWNIDSFDQWGVELGKVLAKRVEPALTEGAEVPGLDPSTAALVAAYRELRK; translated from the coding sequence ATGTCTGACGCCCCCGTGCTGACGCGGCGGCCCGAGTGGACCGCCCTGGAGGACCACCGCACCGAGACGCTCCAGCGCCCCCGGCTGCGTGAGCTGTTCGCCGCGGATCCCGGCCGCGCCGAGCGGTACGTCGTGCGGGTCGGCGACCTGCGCATCGACTACTCCAAGAACCTCGTCACCGACGAGACCCTCGCACTGCTCCAGGAACTGGCCACCGCCACCGACGTGTTCGGGCAGCGGGACGCCATGTTCCGCGGCGAGAAGATCAACATCACCGAGGACCGCGCCGTGCTGCACACCGCGCTGCGCGCCCCGCGCGACGCGGTCGTCGAGGCCGACGGCGTGAACGTGGTCCCCGAGGTCCACGCGGTGCTCGACCGGATGAGCGCCTTCGCCGACCGGGTCCGCTCCGGGCAGTGGACCGGCCACACCGGCAGGCGGATCAGGAACGTCGTCAACATCGGCATCGGCGGCTCCGACCTGGGCCCGGCGATGGCGTACGAGGCGCTGCGCGCCTACACCGACCGTTCGCTGACCCTGCGGTTCGTGTCCAACGTGGACGGCGCCGACCTGCACGAGGCGGTGCGGGACCTGGACCCGGCCGAGACGCTGTTCATCGTGGCGTCGAAGACCTTCACCACGATCGAGACGATCACCAACGCCACCTCGGCGCGCTCCTGGCTCCTTCAGGCGCTCGGCGAGGAGAAGGCGGTGGCCCGGCACTTCGTCGCGCTGTCCACGAACGCCGAGAAGGTCACCGGGTTCGGCATCGACCCGGACAACATGTTCGAGTTCTGGGACTGGGTCGGCGGCCGCTACTCCTACGACTCGGCGATCGGCCTGTCCCTGATGATCGCCATCGGCCCGGAGCGCTTCCGGGAGATGCTCGACGGCTTCCACCTGGTCGACGAGCACTTCCGCACCGCCCCCGCCGAGTCCAACGCCCCGCTGCTGCTGGGCCTGCTGGGCGTCTGGTACGGCAACTTCTTCGACGCGCAGACGCACGCGGTGCTGCCGTACAGCCACTACCTGTCCAAGTTCACCGCCTATCTGCAGCAGCTGGACATGGAGTCCAACGGCAAGTCGGTGGACCGGGACGGGCGCCCGGTGGGCTGGGAGACCGGTCCCGTGGTCTGGGGCACGCCCGGCACCAACGGGCAGCACGCCTACTACCAGTTGATCCACCAGGGCACCAAGCTGATCCCGGCCGACCTGATCGGCTTCGCCCGTCCCGTCGACGAGCTCGGCGACGAGCTCAAGGCCCAGCACGACCTGCTGATGGCCAACCTGTTCGCCCAGGGGCAGGCCCTCGCCTTCGGCAAGACGGCGGACGAGGTGCGGGCCGAGGGCGTGCCCGAGGAGCAGGTGGCGCACCGCACCTTCCAGGGCAACCACCCGACCACCACGATCCTGGCCACCGAGCTGACCCCGTCGGTACTGGGCCAGCTGGTCGCGCTGTACGAGCACAAGGTCTTCGTCCAGGGCGCGATCTGGAACATCGACTCCTTCGACCAGTGGGGCGTCGAGCTCGGCAAGGTGCTCGCCAAGCGGGTGGAGCCCGCCCTCACCGAGGGTGCCGAGGTCCCCGGTCTCGACCCGTCCACGGCCGCGCTGGTGGCCGCCTACCGCGAACTCAGGAAGTGA
- the gnd gene encoding phosphogluconate dehydrogenase (NAD(+)-dependent, decarboxylating), which yields MQIGLVGLGKMGGNMRERLRNAGHEVFGYDTNPDVSDVDNLVELADRLRAPRAIWVMVPAGAATQGVIDQLASVLKPGDTVIDGGNSRWTDDEKHAEELAKHGIGFVDAGVSGGVWGLENGYALMVGGDKEHVDRLKPIFDALKPEGPYGYVHAGKVGAGHFAKMVHNGIEYAMMQAYAEGWELLEKVDSVTDVREVFRSWQEGTVIRSWLLDLAVNALDEDEHLEKLRGYAEDSGEGRWTVEAGIDNAVPLPAITASLFARFASRQPDSPQMKLIAALRNQFGGHAVESTK from the coding sequence ATGCAGATCGGTCTTGTGGGTCTGGGCAAGATGGGCGGCAACATGCGCGAGCGTCTGCGCAACGCCGGCCACGAGGTCTTCGGCTACGACACCAATCCCGACGTCTCCGACGTCGACAACCTGGTCGAGCTCGCCGACCGGCTCCGGGCGCCGCGCGCGATCTGGGTCATGGTCCCGGCCGGCGCCGCCACCCAGGGCGTCATCGACCAGCTGGCGAGCGTGCTCAAGCCGGGCGACACCGTGATCGACGGCGGCAACTCCCGCTGGACGGACGACGAGAAGCACGCCGAGGAACTCGCCAAGCACGGCATCGGCTTCGTCGACGCGGGCGTCTCCGGCGGCGTGTGGGGCCTGGAGAACGGCTACGCGCTGATGGTCGGCGGGGACAAGGAGCACGTCGACCGCCTGAAGCCGATCTTCGACGCGCTCAAGCCGGAGGGCCCCTACGGCTACGTCCACGCGGGCAAGGTCGGCGCGGGCCACTTCGCGAAGATGGTCCACAACGGCATCGAGTACGCCATGATGCAGGCCTACGCCGAGGGCTGGGAGCTGCTGGAGAAGGTCGACTCGGTGACCGACGTCCGGGAGGTCTTCCGCTCCTGGCAGGAGGGCACCGTCATCCGCTCCTGGCTCCTCGACCTCGCGGTCAACGCCCTCGACGAGGACGAGCACCTGGAGAAGCTGCGCGGCTACGCGGAGGACTCCGGCGAGGGCCGGTGGACGGTGGAGGCGGGCATCGACAACGCGGTGCCGCTGCCCGCGATCACGGCCTCCCTCTTCGCGCGGTTCGCCTCCCGGCAGCCCGACTCCCCGCAGATGAAGCTGATCGCCGCCCTGCGCAACCAGTTCGGCGGGCACGCCGTCGAGTCGACGAAGTAG
- a CDS encoding histidine phosphatase family protein, with translation MGDLLLVRHGETEWSVTGQHTGLTDLPLTGHGEAQAKSLAPLLSGRTFAVALTSPLRRAARTAELAGLTGAVPDPDLHEWDYGGYEGVTTQEIRRTRPDWQLWTDGVPPGTHERPGESPAGVGARADRVLSRIGGALAGGDVVLVAHGHFLRVLTARRLGLPPADGRLFQLATGAVGRLSTEHGRPVVAEWNLRP, from the coding sequence GTGGGGGATCTCCTGCTGGTCCGCCACGGCGAGACGGAGTGGAGCGTCACGGGACAGCACACCGGCCTCACCGACCTGCCCCTGACGGGGCACGGCGAGGCGCAGGCCAAGTCCCTCGCTCCGCTCCTGTCCGGGCGGACCTTCGCCGTCGCGCTGACCAGTCCGCTGCGCCGCGCGGCACGCACCGCCGAACTGGCGGGCCTGACCGGGGCCGTACCGGACCCCGACCTGCACGAATGGGACTACGGCGGTTACGAGGGCGTCACCACCCAGGAGATCCGCCGCACCCGTCCCGACTGGCAGCTGTGGACGGACGGCGTGCCGCCGGGCACGCACGAGCGGCCGGGCGAGTCCCCGGCCGGGGTCGGCGCCCGCGCCGACCGGGTGCTGTCCCGGATCGGCGGCGCCCTCGCCGGCGGTGACGTGGTCCTGGTCGCGCACGGCCACTTCCTGCGCGTCCTGACGGCCCGCCGGCTCGGGCTGCCGCCGGCGGACGGGCGCCTGTTCCAGCTCGCCACGGGGGCGGTGGGCCGGCTGTCGACGGAGCACGGCCGGCCGGTGGTCGCCGAGTGGAACCTGCGCCCCTGA
- a CDS encoding sugar phosphate isomerase/epimerase and 4-hydroxyphenylpyruvate domain-containing protein, whose protein sequence is MRTSIATVSLSGSLTEKLTAASRAGFDGVEIFENDLLAAPLTPEEIRARCADLGLRVDLYQPMRDIEAVPAEEFARNLRRARHKFELMRRLGADTVLVCSSVSPLAADDDALAAEHLARLAGLAEEFGIRVAYEALAWGRHVDTYDHAWRIVEAAGHPALGTCLDSFHILSRGSDPKGIEDIPGEKIFFLQLADAPLPAMDVLQWSRHHRCFPGQGGFDVAGLVRHVLRTGYTGPLSLEVFNDVFRQAEAGPTAVDARRSLLVLQEAVGTADLPAPVVPTGIAFAELVTHDTEPVSALLGALGFARTARHRTKPVDLWQQGEARVLVNTGPAVPRGATGLAAVGLRSPRPSAAARRAEALLAPVLPRRRAPEDAPLDAVAAPDGTELFFCPEPARPAPGEQPGGPAEPPRPDWRADFEPVAHGPAATAVRRIDHLALTQPWHHFDEAALFHRGVLGLHAQESVDVADPYGLLRSRAVTNSDGSVRIALAVGAAPGDDTGRAQHIALATDDVIAAARRFRAAGGRLLPVPANYYDDLAARHDLTEEELRTYRELGILYDRDPHGVFRHCYTRTVGRVFFELVQRDGGYRGYGAVNAPVRLAAQHAVRAVTGG, encoded by the coding sequence GTGCGCACCTCCATCGCCACCGTCTCCCTGAGCGGATCCCTCACCGAGAAGCTCACGGCCGCGTCCCGGGCCGGCTTCGACGGCGTCGAGATCTTCGAGAACGACCTGCTCGCCGCCCCCCTCACCCCCGAGGAGATCCGCGCCCGGTGCGCCGACCTCGGCCTGCGCGTCGACCTCTACCAGCCGATGCGCGACATCGAGGCCGTACCCGCCGAGGAGTTCGCCCGCAACCTGCGCCGGGCCCGGCACAAGTTCGAGCTGATGCGCCGGCTGGGCGCCGACACCGTCCTCGTCTGCTCCAGCGTCTCCCCGCTCGCCGCCGACGACGACGCGCTGGCCGCGGAGCACCTGGCGCGCCTCGCGGGCCTCGCCGAGGAGTTCGGGATCCGCGTCGCCTACGAGGCGCTCGCCTGGGGCCGGCACGTCGACACCTACGACCACGCCTGGCGCATCGTCGAGGCGGCCGGGCACCCGGCGCTCGGCACCTGCCTGGACAGCTTCCACATCCTCTCGCGCGGCTCGGACCCCAAGGGCATCGAGGACATCCCCGGCGAGAAGATCTTCTTCCTCCAGCTGGCCGACGCCCCGCTGCCCGCCATGGACGTCCTGCAGTGGAGCCGCCACCACCGCTGCTTCCCCGGCCAGGGCGGCTTCGACGTCGCCGGCCTGGTCCGCCACGTGCTGCGCACCGGATACACCGGACCGCTGTCGCTGGAGGTCTTCAACGACGTCTTCCGGCAGGCCGAGGCCGGCCCGACCGCCGTCGACGCCCGCCGCTCCCTGCTGGTGCTCCAGGAGGCGGTGGGCACGGCGGACCTGCCCGCGCCGGTCGTCCCCACCGGCATCGCCTTCGCCGAACTGGTCACCCATGACACCGAACCGGTCTCCGCGCTGCTCGGCGCGCTGGGCTTCGCCCGCACCGCACGGCACCGCACCAAACCGGTCGACCTGTGGCAGCAGGGCGAGGCGCGGGTCCTGGTCAACACCGGGCCCGCGGTGCCCCGCGGAGCGACCGGCCTCGCCGCCGTCGGCCTCCGGTCGCCGCGGCCGTCGGCGGCGGCCCGCCGCGCCGAGGCGCTGCTCGCGCCGGTCCTGCCGCGCCGCCGCGCCCCCGAGGACGCGCCGCTCGACGCGGTCGCCGCACCCGACGGCACGGAACTGTTCTTCTGCCCCGAGCCCGCCCGCCCGGCCCCCGGCGAGCAGCCGGGCGGCCCCGCCGAACCCCCGCGCCCGGACTGGCGGGCCGACTTCGAGCCGGTCGCGCACGGTCCCGCCGCCACCGCCGTACGGCGCATCGACCACCTCGCCCTGACCCAGCCCTGGCACCACTTCGACGAGGCCGCCCTCTTCCACCGCGGCGTGCTCGGCCTGCACGCGCAGGAGAGCGTCGACGTCGCCGACCCCTACGGCCTGCTGCGCAGCCGCGCCGTCACCAACTCCGACGGCAGCGTCCGCATCGCCCTCGCGGTCGGCGCCGCACCGGGCGACGACACCGGCCGCGCCCAGCACATCGCGCTGGCCACCGACGACGTGATCGCCGCGGCCCGCCGTTTCCGCGCGGCCGGCGGCCGGCTGCTGCCGGTGCCCGCCAACTACTACGACGACCTCGCGGCCCGCCACGACCTGACCGAGGAGGAACTGCGTACCTACCGCGAACTCGGCATCCTCTACGACCGCGATCCGCACGGGGTGTTCCGGCACTGCTACACCCGCACCGTGGGCCGTGTCTTCTTCGAACTGGTGCAGCGCGACGGCGGCTACCGCGGCTACGGCGCCGTGAACGCGCCGGTGCGGCTGGCCGCCCAGCACGCGGTGCGGGCCGTCACTGGCGGCTGA
- a CDS encoding shikimate dehydrogenase, whose amino-acid sequence MAKDSYLVGLIGSGIGPSLSPALHEREADRQGLRYLYRLIDIDRLGRAPEAVGDLLRAARDLGFDGLNITHPCKQLVIEHLDALDPRAEALGAVNTVVLDDGRAVGHNTDITGFATSFARGLPDVPLERVVQLGAGGAGAAVAHAVLTLGAGQVTVVDPVAPRAAALADSLNRHFGGGRAVPAALRELAALLRHADGVVHATPTGMAAHPGLPFPADLLHSGLWIAEVVYRPLETELLRTARALGCATLDGGGMAVFQAADAFRLVTGREPDSARMLADIAELAGAVGTPR is encoded by the coding sequence GTGGCCAAGGACTCGTATCTCGTCGGACTGATCGGATCCGGCATCGGACCGTCGCTCAGCCCGGCACTGCACGAGCGGGAGGCCGACCGGCAGGGCCTGCGCTACCTGTACCGCCTGATCGACATCGACCGCCTCGGGCGCGCCCCCGAGGCGGTCGGCGACCTGCTGCGCGCCGCACGCGACCTCGGCTTCGACGGCCTGAACATCACACACCCCTGCAAGCAGCTCGTCATCGAGCACCTGGACGCGCTCGACCCGCGGGCCGAGGCGCTCGGCGCGGTCAACACCGTCGTCCTCGACGACGGCCGCGCCGTCGGGCACAACACCGACATCACCGGCTTCGCCACCTCCTTCGCGCGGGGACTGCCCGACGTCCCGCTGGAGCGGGTGGTGCAGCTCGGCGCGGGCGGCGCGGGCGCGGCCGTCGCACACGCCGTGCTCACCCTCGGCGCCGGGCAGGTCACCGTCGTCGACCCGGTGGCGCCGCGCGCCGCAGCCCTCGCCGACTCGCTGAACCGGCACTTCGGCGGCGGCCGGGCGGTCCCGGCGGCCCTCCGCGAACTCGCCGCACTGCTCCGCCACGCCGACGGCGTCGTCCACGCCACCCCCACCGGCATGGCCGCCCACCCCGGACTGCCCTTCCCGGCGGACCTGCTGCACTCCGGGCTGTGGATCGCCGAGGTGGTCTACCGCCCGCTGGAGACCGAACTGCTGCGCACCGCCCGCGCGCTGGGCTGCGCCACCCTCGACGGCGGCGGTATGGCGGTCTTCCAGGCGGCGGACGCGTTCCGGCTGGTCACCGGGCGGGAACCGGACAGCGCGCGGATGCTCGCCGACATCGCCGAGCTGGCCGGTGCCGTGGGCACCCCGAGGTAG
- a CDS encoding TetR/AcrR family transcriptional regulator → MTSVDEPVRPGGRIRDAARTQAEILDVATQEFARAGYDGARVDEIAARTRTTKRMIYYYFGGKEQLFTAVLERAYGVIREAEQQLDVEHLDPVAAIRRLAEVTFDHHEAHPDFIRLVSIENIHGAEHIAASRKLGRIGSPALDVIRRILTAGQESGLFTADVDAVDLHAMISSFCFFRVSNRATFGALFGRDLVDPAQREHYRTMLGDMVIAYLTAERSKA, encoded by the coding sequence ATGACCAGCGTCGACGAACCGGTACGGCCAGGCGGACGCATCCGTGACGCCGCCCGCACCCAGGCCGAGATCCTCGACGTCGCCACCCAGGAGTTCGCCCGGGCCGGCTACGACGGCGCCCGGGTCGACGAGATCGCCGCCCGCACCCGCACCACCAAGCGGATGATCTACTACTACTTCGGCGGCAAGGAGCAGCTGTTCACGGCCGTCCTGGAGCGGGCCTACGGGGTGATCCGCGAGGCCGAGCAGCAGCTGGACGTCGAGCACCTGGACCCGGTCGCCGCGATCCGGCGCCTGGCGGAGGTGACCTTCGACCACCACGAGGCGCACCCGGACTTCATCCGCCTGGTCAGCATCGAGAACATCCACGGCGCCGAGCACATCGCCGCCTCCCGGAAGCTGGGCCGGATCGGCTCACCGGCGCTCGACGTGATCCGCCGCATCCTGACCGCGGGACAGGAGTCCGGCCTGTTCACGGCCGACGTCGACGCCGTCGACCTGCACGCGATGATCAGTTCCTTCTGCTTCTTCCGGGTGTCCAACCGGGCCACCTTCGGCGCCCTGTTCGGCCGGGACCTGGTCGACCCGGCGCAGCGCGAGCACTACCGGACCATGCTCGGCGACATGGTGATCGCCTATCTCACCGCGGAGCGCTCGAAGGCCTGA
- a CDS encoding MFS transporter, translating to MSVPAPAPPGQPKKAATAAWIGSALEYYDFFIYGSAAALIFPEVFFDESDPATATLLSLATFGVAYAARPVGALFLGHFGDRVGRKKIMVFTLMLMGVSTFLIGCLPTRDQVGTLAPVLLVLCRVLQGISAAGEQASANSMTLEHAPPGRRGFFTSFTLSGTQGGQLLATLVFLPVAALPEEHLMSWGWRVPFWLSVAVAVVGWIIRRKLEETPAFEQQTTTEGVVKLPLAVLLREHWADVLRVVAGALIASVSTIFTVWALSYATSDSVGMSRSSMLWVGALANVVALAAIPLWAALSDRVGRRPVYLAGAVGSAITMFLYLWAISTGSYPLILLLGIVAFGVVYSAANGVWPSFYGEMFPTRVRLSGVAIGTQIGFAVAGFAVTFAAQIAGPDGDDWFAVALFTAALCVPPVFAALSARETHRVPSEHLGGRAPQAARSEKVTA from the coding sequence GTGTCCGTCCCCGCCCCCGCCCCGCCCGGACAGCCGAAGAAGGCCGCGACAGCGGCCTGGATCGGCAGCGCCCTGGAGTACTACGACTTCTTCATCTACGGCAGCGCGGCCGCCCTGATCTTCCCCGAGGTGTTCTTCGACGAGTCCGACCCGGCGACGGCCACCCTGCTGTCGCTGGCGACGTTCGGGGTGGCGTACGCCGCCCGGCCGGTCGGGGCGCTGTTCCTCGGCCACTTCGGCGACCGGGTGGGCCGCAAGAAGATCATGGTCTTCACGCTGATGCTGATGGGCGTGTCCACCTTCCTCATCGGCTGTCTGCCCACCCGCGACCAGGTGGGCACCCTCGCGCCGGTGCTGCTGGTGCTGTGCCGTGTGCTCCAGGGCATCTCGGCCGCCGGTGAGCAGGCCAGCGCCAACTCCATGACGCTCGAACACGCGCCGCCCGGCCGGCGCGGGTTCTTCACCAGCTTCACCCTCAGCGGTACACAGGGCGGCCAGTTGCTGGCCACGCTCGTCTTCCTGCCGGTCGCCGCGCTCCCCGAGGAGCATCTGATGTCCTGGGGCTGGCGTGTGCCGTTCTGGCTGAGCGTCGCGGTCGCCGTGGTGGGCTGGATCATCCGCCGCAAGCTGGAGGAGACCCCGGCGTTCGAGCAGCAGACCACCACCGAGGGTGTCGTGAAGCTGCCGCTGGCGGTGCTCCTGCGCGAGCACTGGGCGGATGTGCTGCGGGTGGTCGCGGGCGCCCTGATCGCCTCGGTCAGCACGATCTTCACGGTCTGGGCGCTGTCGTACGCGACCAGCGACTCCGTCGGCATGAGCCGCTCCTCCATGCTGTGGGTCGGCGCGCTCGCCAATGTCGTCGCGCTCGCCGCGATCCCGCTGTGGGCCGCCCTGTCGGACCGCGTCGGCCGCCGCCCGGTGTATCTGGCCGGCGCCGTCGGCAGCGCGATCACGATGTTCCTCTACCTCTGGGCGATCTCCACCGGCTCCTACCCGCTGATCCTGCTGCTGGGCATCGTCGCCTTCGGTGTCGTCTACAGCGCCGCGAACGGCGTGTGGCCCTCCTTCTACGGCGAGATGTTCCCGACCCGGGTGCGCCTGTCCGGGGTGGCGATCGGTACGCAGATCGGTTTCGCGGTCGCCGGGTTCGCGGTCACCTTCGCCGCGCAGATCGCCGGCCCCGACGGCGACGACTGGTTCGCGGTGGCGCTGTTCACCGCGGCGCTGTGCGTCCCGCCGGTGTTCGCCGCCCTCTCGGCCCGCGAGACGCACCGGGTGCCGAGCGAGCACCTCGGCGGGCGGGCGCCGCAGGCCGCCCGGTCCGAGAAGGTGACGGCCTGA